The Triticum aestivum cultivar Chinese Spring chromosome 7B, IWGSC CS RefSeq v2.1, whole genome shotgun sequence genome window below encodes:
- the LOC123158430 gene encoding uncharacterized protein encodes MRSAVLLLLVFAAAHAAAVVTDGLLPNGNFELGPAKSELVNGTVVKGGKAIPKWETSGFVEYIESGHKQGDMLLVVPQGAYAVRLGNDASILQRIPVARGSYYAITFSAARTCAQAERLNVSVSPESGVLPMQTIYGSNGWDSYAWAFKAKLDVVDLVIHNPGVEEDPACGPLIDAVAIRTLYPPTLSKGNMLKNGGFEEGPYFLPNASWGVLVPPNIEDDHSPLPAWMIMSSKAVKYVDAAHFKVPEGARAVELVGGKESALVQEVRTVPGWAYRLSFAVGDSADGCKGSMVAEAYAARSTLKVPYESNGAGGYKRAVLDFVAVRDRTRVVFQSAFYHMKADGTLCGPVIDDAKLVGLRKKPAARRLML; translated from the exons ATGCGTTCCGCCGTGCTGCTCTTGCTTGTCTTCGCGGCGGCGCACGCCGCCGCGGTCGTCACCGACG GTCTCCTGCCGAACGGCAACTTCGAGCTGGGTCCGGCCAAGTCGGAGCTGGTGAACGGGACGGTGGTGAAGGGCGGGAAGGCGATCCCCAAGTGGGAGACGTCGGGCTTCGTGGAGTACATCGAGTCCGGGCACAAGCAGGGCGACATGCTGCTGGTGGTGCCGCAGGGCGCCTACGCCGTCCGCCTCGGCAACGATGCCTCCATCCTCCAGCGCATCCCCGTCGCCCGGGGCTCCTactacgccatcaccttcagcgcCGCCCGCACCTGCGCGCAGGCCGAGCGCCTCAACGTCTCCGTCAGCCCCGAGTCCGGCGTGCTCCCCATGCAGACCATCTACGGCAGCAACGGCTGGGACTCCTACGCCTGGGCCTTCAAGGCCAAGCTCGACGTCGTCGACCTCGTCATCCACAACCCCGGCGTCGAAGAGGACCCGGCATGCGGCCCGCTCATCGACGCCGTCGCCATCCGCACCCTCTACCCGCCCACGCTCTCCAAGGGCAACATGCTCAAGAACGGCGGCTTCGAGGAGGGCCCCTACTTCCTCCCCAACGCCTCCTGGGGCGTGCTCGTGCCGCCAAACATCGAGGACGACCACTCCCCGCTCCCCGCCTGGATGATCATGTCCTCCAAGGCCGTCAAGTACGTCGACGCCGCGCACTTCAAGGTGCCCGAGGGCGCGCGCGCCGTCGAGCTCGTTGGCGGCAAGGAGAGCGCGCTCGTGCAGGAGGTGCGCACCGTGCCCGGCTGGGCCTACCGCCTCTCCTTCGCCGTCGGCGACTCCGCCGACGGCTGCAAGGGCTCCATGGTGGCCGAGGCCTACGCCGCGCGCTCCACCCTCAAGGTGCCGTACGAGTCCAACGGCGCCGGCGGCTACAAGCGCGCCGTGCTGGACTTCGTCGCCGTCAGAGACCGCACCCGGGTCGTCTTCCAGAGCGCCTTCTACCACATGAAGGCCGACGGCACGCTCTGCGGGCCCGTCATCGACGACGCCAAGCTCGTCGGCCTGCGCAAGAAGCCCGCCGCACGTCGCCTCATGCTCTAA